The Balearica regulorum gibbericeps isolate bBalReg1 chromosome 5, bBalReg1.pri, whole genome shotgun sequence genome window below encodes:
- the TGFB3 gene encoding transforming growth factor beta-3 proprotein has protein sequence MVQREGRAPRSPRGGGAARAADTCGGAARRGAPGSAGRGAAHGEGARRGEARRLPLLLAERCQLFLEVLSRARRSEFMHLLAKPQPAGSGEAAASTPPGPPRPLAAARGSLPGAPVAAPSHMKMYVQRALVLLSLLSFATVSLSLSSCTTLDLDHIKKKRVEAIRGQILSKLRLTSPPETVGPAHVPYQILALYNSTRELLEEMEEEKEESCSQDNTESEYYAKEIHKFDMIQGLPEHNELGICPKGVTSNVFRFNVSSAEKNSTNLFRAEFRVLRVPNPSSKRSEQRIELFQILRPDEHIAKQRYLSGRNVQTRGSPEWLSFDVTETVREWLLHRESNLGLEISVHCPCHTFQPNGDILENLHEVLEIKFKGIDSEDDYGRGDLGRLKKQKDLHNPHLILMMLPPHRLESPALGGQRKKRALDTNYCFRNLEENCCVRPLYIDFRQDLGWKWVHEPKGYFANFCSGPCPYLRSADTTHSTVLGLYNTLNPEASASPCCVPQDLEPLTILYYVGRTPKVEQLSNMVVKSCKCS, from the exons ATGGTGCAGCGAGAGGGGCGGGCGCCGCGCtccccccgcggcggcggggcggcgcgggccGCTGACACGtgcggcggcgcggcgcggcggggcgccCCCGGCTCCGCGGGACGCGGGGCGGCGCATGGGGAAGGAGCCCGGCGCGGCGAGGCACGGCGCCTGCCGCTTCTCCTTGCGGAGCGCTGCCAGCTCTTCCTGGAAGTCCTGAGTCGCGCACGGCGCAGTGAGTTCATGCACCTCCTCGCCAAGCCTCAGCCTGCGGGATCTGGGGAGGCTGCCGCCAGCACACCGCCCGGTCCCCCGCGCCCGCTCGCCGCCGCCCGGGGGTCTCTCCCGGGGGCCCCCGTCGCCGCCCCCTCGCACATGAAGATGTACGTGCAAAGGGCTCTggtgctgctctccctgctgaGCTTCGCCACCGTGAGCCTCTCGCTGTCTTCCTGCACCACCTTGGACCTGGACCACATCAAGAAGAAGAGGGTGGAAGCCATCCGGGGGCAGATCCTGAGCAAGCTGCGGCTCACCAGCCCCCCGGAGACCGTGGGACCGGCCCATGTGCCCTACCAGATCCTGGCCCTCTATAACAGCACtcgggagctgctggaggagatggaggaggagaaggaggagagctGCTCTCAGGACAACACCGAGTCCGAATACTATGCCAAAGAGATCCATAAATTTGACATGATCCAGGGCCTTCCCGAGCACA ATGAGTTGGGCATTTGTCCAAAAGGTGTCACCTCCAATGTGTTCCGCTTTAATGTGTCCTCGGCAGAGAAGAACAGCACCAACTTGTTCCGGGCCGAGTTTCGGGTGCTGCGTGTGCCCAACCCAAGCTCCAAACGCAGCGAACAGCGCATTGAACTCTTCCAG ATCCTTCGGCCGGATGAGCACATAGCAAAGCAGCGCTACCTCAGTGGCAGGAACGTGCAGACACGGGGCTCCCCCGAGTGGCTGTCCTTCGATGTCACCGAGACTGTGCGTGAGTGGCTTCTGCACAGAG AGTCCAACCTTGGCCTGGAAATTAGCGTACATTGTCCTTGCCATACTTTTCAGCCCAATGGGGACATCTTGGAGAATTTGCACGAGGTCTTGGAGATCAAGTTCAAAG gcATTGACAGTGAGGATGACTATGGCCGTGGGGACTTGGGGCGtctgaagaagcagaaagacTTGCATAATCCCCACCTCATCTTGATGATGTTACCCCCACATCGGCTGGAGAGCCCAGCATTGGGAGGCCAGAGAAAGAAACGGGCCCTGGATACCAACTACTGTTTCCG GAACCTGGAGGAGAACTGCTGCGTGCGTCCTCTCTACATCGACTTCCGACAGGACCTTGGCTGGAAATGGGTCCATGAGCCTAAGGGCTACTTTGCTAACTTTTGTTCGGGCCCTTGTCCATACCTCCGCAGTGCAGACACCACTCACAGCACG GTGCTGGGCTTATACAACACGCTGAACCCTGAGGCATCTGCTTCACCCTGCTGTGTCCCCCAGGACCTGGAGCCACTCACTATCTTGTACTATGTCGGGAGGACCCCCAAAGTGGAGCAGCTCTCCAACATGGTGGTGAAATCctgcaaatgcagctga